One Lampris incognitus isolate fLamInc1 chromosome 14, fLamInc1.hap2, whole genome shotgun sequence DNA window includes the following coding sequences:
- the LOC130123812 gene encoding uncharacterized protein LOC130123812 produces MPGLSSKDAAAHIPSPVWVNHTPTPDNLTDDETNSTDHASSTPPYDEKQTNDNKGKVKDRLKSFLPQSWDSFILKLKKRKDSINESDANSTEIKILPNGTRVSPPVSPLVDRRRLDNQAGSLGGSSYNSSKPLLWDSPTDNNPFHQDQQEESILTSIHPAEYYAAKLEVYQLKYSYLKSWPGLLRLLAGFELLFGGMVFACVIAYIQKDGEWSNSYGLYNGIYNNGMGVSGYSYRGPMTPFILAVAGVSWIITVILLVLGMTMYYRTILLDSSWWPLTEAFTNVALFLLYMASGVVYLNDLNRGGLCYMTIGINPIMANLCRVDGGQMAGTSFIFINMLMYLLSFLISLKMWRHETTRKDRERFGYKEEHPPSIPLGPTRAKRIAFEDDVDRCQSKEPKNQHTRVEFHGDPALQIRPVVPGHAPQMKLVADYVIKYPEISSTEEREQYKAVFNDQYQEYKDLHRDVTTALNKFRELDVMMTKLRTDGSRREERRRVQIILKKYEEKKNDPVFLEKRERYNYLKAKLNHIKNRIRSFDQDTVENTHTILNSTQYDSPPVYTPPYRTMSHDFYSPRSVHAPRSDYVPYSYNQPPDLHFLDEKPQHFYRWFSPPGFVKTFQGATVIMCFLIFACVASTLVWDMHGLGYGGYGVGATGADAGGTGSGYYGGSYGYSSAYMTPYSAKSAMISMAAINFLVSLGFLVGSFSRSSAMRGRRFYLILFTCDIILAVLQGIIDIVFVIGVNPMSQSSQSMLYNPMLMMCQNIQGSPSLSGSIGAGFPGGFPMYNQYLQHYCYMDPEETVAFVLGLMVVLALALAAYYAYKTRSKIWRHGKHNIYWDQPVVRDSQGHNIQDWVQHVGEGRSTQKAPTVVLSERVMPELRAENSVVPYDRSVSVYSEGTYSGDTYTINTSNSHGPEPLYQNTKVMASFSCFSEETDSIEKPPQQAERECRQDRERCPIGQEVFEFPCGTTTDYATAADTGNELDGDQRHNLFRLYPEITSDQQRRQYKREFDSDLAHYKILCAEMDDISDQIHKLSRELDLLEEDSMKYQGVADEYNRLKDLKRAPDYQEKKRQSKELREKLFHIKRLVKNYDQGLC; encoded by the exons CCCCTAGTAGACCGCAGGCGCCTGGACAACCAGGCTGGATCATTGGGAGGCTCTAGCTATAACTCCAGCAAGCCTTTATTGTGGGACAGCCCCACTGACAATAACCCTTTTCACCAGGACCAGCAAGAAGAATCGATACTGACCAGTATCCACCCTGCAGAGTACTATGCAGCGAAGTTGGAAGTCTATCAACTGAAGTACTCTTATTTGAAATCCTGGCCTGGGTTGCTCAGACTCCTCGCCGGATTCGAACTCCTGTTTGGCGGCATGGTTTTCGCCTGTGTCATTGCCTACATACAGAAAGACGGTGAGTGGTCCAACTCCTATGGGCTCTATAATGGAATATACAACAACGGGATGGGTGTATCTGGGTATTCCTACCGTGGCCCTATGACTCCCTTCATCCTCGCTGTAGCCGGAGTCTCCTGGATCATAACCGTAATTCTCTTGGTATTGGGGATGACCATGTATTATCGCACTATTCTCCTCGACTCTTCCTGGTGGCCTCTGACGGAGGCCTTCACCAACGTGGCACTGTTCTTGCTCTACATGGCATCAGGGGTTGTGTACCTGAATGACCTGAACCGCGGAGGTCTGTGCTACATGACGATAGGCATTAACCCCATCATGGCCAACTTGTGCCGGGTCGATGGAGGCCAGATGGCGGGCACGTCTTTTATCTTCATCAATATGCTGATGTATTTATTGAGCTTCCTAATAAGTCTGAAAATGTGGAGGCATGAAACTACGCGTAAGGACAGGGAACGCTTTGGATACAAG GAAGAGCATCCTCCCTCCATCCCACTGGGCCCGACCAGGGCGAAGAGGATCGCGTTTGAGGACGACGTGGACAGGTGTCAAAGCAAAGAGCCAAAAAATCAGCACACACGCGTTGAGTTCCATGGTGATCCGGCTCTCCAGATCAGACCGGTTGTTCCAGGACACGCCCCTCAAATGAAGCTCGTAGCGGACTACGTTAT AAAATATCCGGAGATCAGCTCTACGGAGGAAAGAGAGCAGTACAAGGCTGTTTTTAATGACCAGTATCAGGAATACAAGGACCTTCACAGAGACGTCACCACGGCCCTCAACAAGTTCAGGGAGCTGGATGTTATGATGACTAAACTTCGTACAGATGGCAGCAGGAGGGAG GAGAGGAGACGAGTGCAGATCATTTTGAAGAAATATGAAGAGAAGAAAAAT GACCCCGTTTTCCTAGAGAAAAGGGAGCGCTATAACTATTTGAAAGCTAAATTAAATCACATCAAAAACAGGATCCGCAGTTTTGACCAGGACACCGTGGAAA acacacacaccatactcaacagcacg CAGTACGACAGCCCTCCTGTGTACACCCCCCCTTACCGCACCATGTCCCACGACTTCTACTCCCCGAGGAGTGTGCATGCTCCCCGAAGTGACTATGTCCCCTATTCCTATAATCAACCTCCAGACTTGCACTTCTTGGACGAGAAACCTCAGCACTTCTACCGCTGGTTCTCCCCTCCTGGCTTCGTCAAAACCTTCCAGGGAGCCACGGTCATCATGTGTTTCCTCATCTTTGCCTGTGTGGCATCAACCTTAGTGTGGGACATGCATGGATTGGGTTATGGGGGCTATGGTGTTGGGGCCACAGGGGCAGATGCTGGGGGCACGGGGTCAGGGTACTATGGGGGCAGCTATGGCTATTCCAGTGCCTACATGACACCCTACTCTGCCAAGTCAGCCATGATCTCAATGGCGGCCATCAACTTCCTCGTTTCGCTGGGGTTCCTCGTGGGGAGCTTCTCACGGTCAAGTGCCATGCGGGGACGGAGATTTTACCTCATTTTGTTCACCTGCGACATCATCCTGGCTGTCCTACAG GGCATCATTGACATCGTCTTTGTGATTGGGGTAAACCCTATGTCACAGAGTTCACAGAGCATGCTCTACAACCCCATgctgatgatgtgtcagaacatccagGGCAGCCCAAGCCTCAGTGGCAGCATTGGGGCAGGCTTCCCAGGGGGGTTCCCGATGTACAACCAATACCTACAGCACTACTGCTACATGGACCCGGAGGAG ACGGTTGCATTTGTGTTGGGCCTGATGGTAGTGTTAGCCCTTGCCTTGGCTGCTTACTATGCCTACAAGACCCGCAGCAAAATATGGCGCCATggcaaacacaacatctattgggACCAGCCTGTGGTGAGGGACTCACAGGGGCACAATATACAGGATTGG GTGCAGCATGTTGGCGAAGGGCGTAGCACCCAGAAGGCGCCCACTGTTGTCTTGTCCGAGAGGGTGATGCCTGAGCTGAGGGCTGAAAACAGCGTGGTCCCCTATGACAGATCCGTCAGCGTCTACAGCGAGGGCACCTACAGTGGAGACAC TTACACTATCAACACCAGCAACAGCCATGGTCCTGAGCCTCTGTACCAAAATACCAAGGTCATGGCAAGTTTTAGTTGCTTCTCAGAGGAGACTGACAGCATCGAGAAACCTCCTCAGCAGGCAGAGAGGGAATGCAGGCAGGACCGTGAGCGTTGCCCCATTGGTCAGGAGGTATTTGAGTTCCCATGTGGGACCACCACTGATTATGCCACCGCAGCAGACACTGGGAACGAACTTGACGGGGACCAGCGACACAACCTCTTCAG GCTGTACCCAGAGATAACTTCGGACCAGCAGCGCCGTCAGTATAAGAGGGAGTTTGACTCCGACCTGGCCCACTATAAGATCCTCTGTGCCGAAATGGATGACATCAGTGACCAGATACACAAGCTGAGCCGAGAACTGGATTTACTGGAGGAGGACTCCATGAAGTACCAG GGCGTAGCAGATGAATACAACAGGCTAAAAGACCTGAAGAGG GCGCCAGACTATCAAGAAAAGAAGAGGCAGAGCAAAGAACTTAGAGAGAAACTTTTCCACATCAAGCGACTAGTGAAGAACTATGACCAGGGCCTTTGCTAA